From one Candidatus Neomarinimicrobiota bacterium genomic stretch:
- a CDS encoding CBS domain-containing protein gives MKCPHCATDNFPGEDYCANCGIDLRDAGMITPDKGLGAKVLTDTIMALDPPEPLTVSPDSTVREAVDLMRRKRHGSVLIVDDGKLKGIFTERDLLKRVVVKKLKLDSVKISAVMTKDPQSLGESDSIAFALNRMSVNSIRHVPVIKDDEPIGFISVRGMLKYLAMHTLERV, from the coding sequence ATGAAGTGCCCACACTGCGCTACAGATAATTTCCCCGGCGAAGACTACTGCGCCAATTGCGGAATTGACCTTCGTGATGCCGGGATGATAACCCCGGACAAGGGCTTGGGAGCCAAGGTTCTTACCGACACTATAATGGCACTGGATCCGCCCGAACCGCTGACAGTGAGTCCCGATTCGACAGTCCGGGAAGCTGTTGATTTGATGCGGCGGAAAAGGCACGGCAGCGTGCTGATCGTAGATGACGGCAAATTAAAAGGGATATTCACGGAAAGAGATCTTCTGAAGCGAGTGGTCGTAAAGAAATTGAAATTGGATTCGGTGAAGATCTCCGCGGTCATGACAAAAGACCCCCAATCGCTCGGGGAATCCGATTCGATTGCATTTGCCTTGAACAGGATGTCAGTTAACAGTATTCGTCACGTTCCCGTAATTAAGGACGATGAACCGATAGGGTTTATATCGGTCCGCGGAATGTTGAAGTATCTGGCAATGCATACCTTAGAAAGAGTATAA
- a CDS encoding DNA alkylation repair protein: MISESEIKTIIGSIRTEFKSLADPSYAKGARKIISDEDRVIGVRVPAIKSVAREFLKEKGKKIELDDLLTLADECFKTEGREEQLFAVFVLSKHLKKMDRDSWQLIDNWVDYISNSETCDQLATQFAGKILLSNIDLITDLKKWAGQTNVWRRRFAAAATVALNRGGHSNPAATFEVLRPLVSDNNDMVRKAVAWAIREASKADEESAFRFLMDVKETAVPHVIKYGSEKLSREHRELLGINE; this comes from the coding sequence ATGATATCCGAAAGCGAGATCAAAACGATTATCGGGTCGATTCGAACTGAGTTCAAATCACTTGCCGATCCATCGTACGCCAAGGGTGCCCGCAAAATTATCAGTGATGAAGACCGCGTGATAGGCGTCAGGGTGCCTGCAATAAAATCTGTCGCCAGAGAGTTCTTGAAAGAAAAAGGGAAGAAGATTGAATTGGATGATCTTCTCACGCTTGCGGATGAATGCTTCAAAACCGAAGGCAGGGAAGAGCAGTTGTTTGCCGTCTTCGTACTCTCCAAGCATTTAAAAAAAATGGACAGGGATTCATGGCAATTAATTGATAACTGGGTTGACTACATCTCGAATTCGGAGACCTGCGATCAACTCGCTACGCAATTTGCCGGGAAAATTCTACTCTCCAATATTGACCTCATAACCGACCTGAAAAAATGGGCGGGACAAACAAACGTATGGAGACGAAGATTTGCCGCCGCAGCTACCGTAGCATTGAATCGCGGCGGGCATTCCAATCCCGCGGCGACGTTCGAGGTATTGCGACCGCTTGTATCCGATAACAACGACATGGTAAGAAAAGCCGTCGCATGGGCGATCCGCGAAGCCTCCAAGGCGGACGAGGAATCCGCTTTTAGATTCTTAATGGACGTCAAAGAAACGGCTGTGCCTCATGTAATAAAATACGGAAGCGAAAAACTCAGTCGCGAACACAGAGAATTATTAGGAATAAATGAATAA
- a CDS encoding flavin reductase — MADEKSNEVLKLLFKKFNYGLYVLGAAFEEEFDMITCSWVMQTSFTLGGIVINIEKDRPVYSLIRKKNRFTISILGKENLEEATLCALTEEKRLKVIDSLEMERTDDGIPYLKNSIGYMNCEYSSSFELENSVLLVGNPFDGLILSDGELLTLHDYYKLSG, encoded by the coding sequence TTGGCTGATGAAAAAAGCAATGAAGTCCTGAAACTTTTATTCAAAAAATTCAATTACGGGCTATACGTTTTGGGGGCGGCGTTCGAAGAAGAGTTTGATATGATAACGTGCAGTTGGGTGATGCAGACTTCTTTTACCCTGGGAGGAATCGTTATAAATATCGAAAAGGACCGCCCCGTATATTCTCTTATCCGCAAGAAGAACCGATTTACTATCTCCATTCTCGGGAAAGAAAATTTAGAGGAAGCAACCTTATGTGCGCTCACAGAGGAGAAGAGGCTCAAAGTTATAGACAGTTTAGAAATGGAAAGAACAGATGACGGAATCCCCTATTTGAAAAACTCGATCGGGTACATGAACTGCGAATACAGCAGCTCGTTTGAGCTCGAAAACAGTGTACTTCTCGTGGGCAACCCGTTTGACGGCTTGATACTTTCCGACGGAGAATTACTGACCCTGCACGATTACTATAAACTGTCAGGATAG
- a CDS encoding CBS domain-containing protein: MTTDDKITDALKNLSLGHLDLEPPVSVDIDSSVSEAVDKMDKNGYGCVLVTDGDDLTGIFTERDILMKLEESDIDESKPVKEFMASEPVTLSVDNKIADAVEEMSSSGYRHLPIMDSEGKCMGILTARMIVDFVVEFLPEQVYNLPPSPDQSMLTAEGG; the protein is encoded by the coding sequence ATGACGACTGACGATAAAATAACTGATGCGTTAAAGAATTTATCTCTCGGGCATTTAGATCTCGAACCGCCGGTGAGCGTCGATATCGACTCTTCCGTCTCCGAAGCGGTGGACAAAATGGACAAAAACGGATACGGTTGCGTTCTTGTTACCGATGGGGATGACCTGACGGGTATATTTACCGAACGGGATATTCTCATGAAATTAGAGGAATCGGATATCGATGAATCAAAACCTGTCAAAGAATTCATGGCGTCTGAGCCGGTTACTTTAAGCGTAGACAATAAAATCGCTGACGCTGTCGAGGAGATGAGTTCGAGTGGCTATAGACATCTGCCGATCATGGACAGCGAGGGTAAATGCATGGGAATCTTGACGGCGAGGATGATAGTCGATTTTGTCGTCGAGTTTCTGCCGGAACAAGTATATAACCTTCCTCCATCTCCAGACCAGAGTATGTTAACCGCAGAAGGAGGATAA
- a CDS encoding sodium:solute symporter family protein, which yields MIYFWVSFSYLMILIAVGAIRSRSVKDQADFMVAGRKLGTFVLVGTLVATWIGTGSIFGNAEKTYEIGIVALILPLSGILGIVVLYFIAGRVRKFEQFTVQDILEVRYNKWARLFGTVTVVTAYTTIVSYQFRAGGAVINIINPAIDTSVGVIISAVFVILYTGLAGMFSVAYTDLVNGILILVGIILAVPFLMVEAGGIESMMQTLPPSHFQFSGVLNGWEIVGLLLPAFLLMLGDANMYQRFFSAKDEKTAKRAVIYMLIGVAVAEMMIILAAWYASSLNWGIENPGRIIVYAAVNNLPVILGTIIIATIIAIIVSTADSYLLVPATSLVRDIYQRFIEPEASPKKIVFLSRVVVVALGIIAYLLSTLDDKFLAVALYAYTIYGAGITPALLAAFFWRRATTAGGISSIVVGTFVTIIWKNLDMGSSVPASLGIAGVQIDAVIPAITLSVLTLIMVSLLTEKPPEEKWRPFAAD from the coding sequence ATGATTTATTTTTGGGTATCGTTTTCGTATCTAATGATCCTAATCGCTGTCGGTGCGATTCGCAGCCGCAGTGTTAAAGATCAAGCGGATTTTATGGTGGCGGGTAGAAAGCTCGGTACATTTGTATTGGTAGGAACGCTGGTGGCAACGTGGATCGGCACCGGCAGTATATTCGGTAATGCGGAGAAAACTTACGAAATAGGCATCGTTGCGTTGATCCTGCCTCTCTCCGGCATTCTCGGTATAGTGGTTTTGTACTTCATAGCGGGAAGAGTCAGAAAATTTGAACAGTTTACGGTACAGGACATTTTAGAAGTCAGATATAATAAATGGGCGCGTCTTTTCGGCACTGTGACCGTAGTGACCGCCTACACGACAATTGTCTCCTATCAATTCCGGGCTGGAGGCGCGGTAATAAATATCATCAATCCGGCTATAGATACATCCGTCGGAGTGATCATATCCGCCGTGTTCGTCATCCTCTACACAGGGCTTGCTGGGATGTTTTCAGTGGCGTACACAGACCTCGTGAACGGTATTCTCATCCTGGTGGGAATTATCCTCGCGGTACCGTTTCTCATGGTTGAGGCAGGGGGAATTGAAAGTATGATGCAAACACTCCCGCCAAGTCACTTTCAATTTTCAGGGGTACTCAACGGATGGGAGATAGTAGGTCTTCTTCTTCCCGCTTTTTTGCTGATGTTGGGTGACGCGAATATGTATCAGCGATTCTTTTCCGCAAAGGATGAAAAAACGGCAAAACGAGCAGTGATATATATGCTGATTGGAGTTGCCGTCGCTGAAATGATGATTATCCTCGCTGCATGGTACGCAAGCAGTCTGAACTGGGGAATTGAGAATCCGGGTCGGATAATCGTTTACGCCGCGGTTAATAACCTGCCGGTTATCCTCGGAACTATCATTATCGCCACTATAATTGCAATAATAGTCTCCACAGCCGATTCTTACCTTCTTGTTCCCGCAACCAGCTTAGTCAGGGACATTTACCAACGGTTCATCGAGCCTGAAGCATCACCCAAGAAGATAGTATTTCTCTCCAGAGTAGTGGTAGTCGCGCTGGGCATTATTGCCTACCTGCTGTCAACGTTAGACGATAAGTTTTTGGCCGTCGCTCTGTACGCATATACGATTTACGGCGCGGGGATCACCCCCGCATTGCTTGCGGCTTTCTTTTGGAGGAGAGCCACAACCGCAGGCGGAATCTCATCGATAGTGGTCGGTACATTTGTTACCATAATCTGGAAAAATCTCGATATGGGAAGCTCGGTACCCGCTTCCCTCGGTATAGCGGGAGTACAGATAGATGCGGTTATCCCGGCTATTACACTCTCGGTATTAACGCTGATCATGGTTAGTCTTCTTACAGAGAAGCCGCCCGAGGAAAAGTGGCGGCCATTTGCCGCTGATTAG